One segment of Solanum stenotomum isolate F172 chromosome 1, ASM1918654v1, whole genome shotgun sequence DNA contains the following:
- the LOC125877152 gene encoding 60S ribosomal protein L37a, protein MTKRTKKAGIVGKYGTRYGASLRKQIKKMEVSQHSKYFCEFCGKYAVKRKAVGIWGCKDCGKVKAGGAYTLNTASAVTVRSTIRRLREQTES, encoded by the exons ATG ACCAAGAGAACCAAGAAGGCTGGTATTGTCGGGAAATACG GTACCCGTTATGGTGCCAGTTTGAGGAAGCAGATCAAGAAGATGGAGGTCAGTCAGCACAGCAAGTACTTCTGTGAGTTCTGCGGAAAG TATGCCGTCAAGAGGAAAGCTGTTGGTATTTGGGGTTGCAAGGACTGTGGCAAAGTGAAAGCTGGCGGTGCTTACACATTGAA CACTGCTAGCGCTGTTACCGTAAGGAGCACTATCCGAAGGCTTAGGGAGCAGACAGAGAGCTAG